The following are from one region of the Mangifera indica cultivar Alphonso chromosome 14, CATAS_Mindica_2.1, whole genome shotgun sequence genome:
- the LOC123196199 gene encoding uncharacterized protein LOC123196199 isoform X2, translating to MALITIQIDPQDYFQEGKKKITEGFKCLHDLVQWCKHNSSPENSGILHETMTYLQFLPRRIQEIESAAHQGGATPASFNVHGTDLQCGQVIESLARQGDAFESNPHVNEQEITQIREQNVNFKLIPNPEINMGMNKKQKLRSDVWNYFTKYENKDKEVKAQCQYCKKDFDGSSKSGTTHLRNHLKSCLKNLDKVTNKVKDIIVVDQELNHSNLVRKVIKYG from the exons ATGGCTCTAATAACCATTCAGATTGATCCTCAAGATTATTTTCAA GAGGGAAAGAAGAAAATCACTGAGGGATTCAAGTGTTTGCATGATTTAGTTCAATGGTGTAAGCACAACTCAAGCCCTGAAAATAGTGGAATCCTCCATGAAACCATGACCTACCTTCAATTTCTTCCACGACGAATACAA GAAATTGAATCCGCAGCACATCAAGGAGGAGCAACACCTGCATCTTTCAATGTCCATGGAACAGATCTACAATGTGGGCAG GTGATCGAATCTTTAGCACGGCAGGGAGATGCATTTGAATCTAATCCCCACGTCAATGAACAG GAAATCACTCAAATAAGAGAAcaaaatgtcaattttaaacttattccAAATCCAGAGATTAATATGGGGATgaataaaaagcaaaaattgAGGTCAGATGTTTGGAATTACTTCACAAAGTATGAAAATAAAGATAAGGAGGTTAAGGCCCAGTGTCAATATTGTAAGAAAGATTTTGATGGATCAAGTAAGAGTGGAACTACACATCTCAGAAATCATCTAAAAAGTTGTTTGAAAAATCTAGATAAAGTAACAAATAAAGTGAAAGACATTATTGTGGTTGATCAAGAGCTAAATCACTCTAATTTGGTGCGAAAGGTTATTAAATATGGGTAG
- the LOC123196199 gene encoding uncharacterized protein LOC123196199 isoform X3 produces MALITIQIDPQDYFQEGKKKITEGFKCLHDLVQWCKHNSSPENSGILHETMTYLQFLPRRIQEIESAAHQGGATPASFNVHGTDLQCGQVIESLARQGDAFESNPHVNEQEQSIRRYGTSAYQLA; encoded by the exons ATGGCTCTAATAACCATTCAGATTGATCCTCAAGATTATTTTCAA GAGGGAAAGAAGAAAATCACTGAGGGATTCAAGTGTTTGCATGATTTAGTTCAATGGTGTAAGCACAACTCAAGCCCTGAAAATAGTGGAATCCTCCATGAAACCATGACCTACCTTCAATTTCTTCCACGACGAATACAA GAAATTGAATCCGCAGCACATCAAGGAGGAGCAACACCTGCATCTTTCAATGTCCATGGAACAGATCTACAATGTGGGCAG GTGATCGAATCTTTAGCACGGCAGGGAGATGCATTTGAATCTAATCCCCACGTCAATGAACAG GAGCAATCCATCAGAAGATATGGTACCTCAGCTTACCAATTGGCTTAA